The following proteins come from a genomic window of Acomys russatus chromosome 17, mAcoRus1.1, whole genome shotgun sequence:
- the LOC127201777 gene encoding LOW QUALITY PROTEIN: dnaJ homolog subfamily A member 1-like (The sequence of the model RefSeq protein was modified relative to this genomic sequence to represent the inferred CDS: inserted 3 bases in 2 codons), protein MVKETTYYDVLEVKPNATQEELKKAYRKLALKYHPEKNPNEGEKFKQISQAYEVLADSKKRELYDKGGXQAIKEGGAGGGFGSPMDIFDMFFGGGGRMQRDRRGKHVVHQRSVTPEDLYNGATRKPALQKNGICDKCEGRGGKKGAVGXCPNCRGTGMQRRIHQIGPGTVQQIQSVCMECQGHGERISPRDRCKSCNGRKIVREKKLLEVHIDKGMKDGQKITFHGEEDQEPGLELGDIIIVSDQKDHAVFTRQGGDLFMCMGKQLAEARCGFQKPISTLDNRTIVITSHPCQIVKHGDTKRVLNEGMPMYHQPHEKARLITEVKVNFPENGLFSPDKLSLLEKLLPERKEVEETDEMDQVELVDFDPNQERRRHYNGEAYEDDDHHPRGGVQCQTSEPTSS, encoded by the exons ATGGTGAAAGAAACCACGTACTATGATGTTTTGGAGGTCAAACCCAATGCCACCCAGGAAGAATTGAAAAAGGCATATAGAAAATTGGCTCTGAAGTACCACCCTGAGAAGAATCCAAATGAAGGAGAAAAGTTTAAACAGATTTCTCAAGCTTACGAAGTTCTTGCTGATTCCAAAAAAAGGGAATTATATGACAAAGGAGG GCAGGCGATTAAAGAGGGTGGAGCAGGTGGTGGTTTTGGCTCGCCCATGGACATCTTCGATATGTtctttggaggaggaggaaggatgcaAAGAGACAGGAGAGGTAAACATGTTGTTCATCAGCGCTCAGTGACCCCAGAAGACTTGTATAACGGTGCAACAAGAAAACCTGCTCTGCAAAAGAATGGGATTTGTGACAAATGTGAAGGCCGAGGTGGTAAGAAAGGAGCAGTAG GCTGCCCCAACTGCCGGGGGACTGGCATGCAAAGACGGATCCACCAGATCGGACCAGGAACGGTTCAGCAGATCCAGTCAGTGTGCATGGAGTGCCAGGGTCACGGAGAACGCATCAGCCCTAGAGACAGATGTAAGAGCTGCAATGGAAGGAAAATAGTTCGTGAGAAGAAGCTTTTAGAAGTTCACATTGATAAAGGCATGAAAGACGGTCAGAAGATAACATTCCACGGTGAAGAAGACCAAGAGCCAGGACTGGAGCTGGGAGACATTATCATTGTCTCAGACCAGAAGGACCATGCTGTTTTCACACGACAAGGAGGAGAccttttcatgtgtatgggcaAACAGCTGGCGGAAGCACGGTGTGGCTTCCAAAAGCCAATATCCACTCTTGACAACCGAACCATAGTCATCACCTCTCATCCCTGTCAGATTGTCAAGCATGGAGATACAAAGCGTGTGCTAAATGAAGGCATGCCAATGTACCACCAGCCACATGAGAAAGCACGTCTAATCACTGAGGTTAAGGTAAACTTCCCTGAAAATGGCCTTTTCTCTCCTGATAAACTCTCTTTGCTGGAAAAACTTCTTCCTGAAAGGAAAGAAGTAGAAGAGACTGATGAAATGGATCAGGTAGAGCTGGTGGACTTTGATCCAAATCAGGAAAGACGGCGTCATTATAATGGAGAAGCCTACGAGGATGATGACCATCACCCTAGAGGTGGCGTTCAGTGTCAGACCTCTGA GCCTACCAGCAGTTGA
- the Pou6f1 gene encoding POU domain, class 6, transcription factor 1 isoform X2 has translation MDPGAGPDSSLTVNEQVIVMSSHETIRVLEVGVDAQLPAEEESRALEGVAAADGSQSGGPAPEARSHDPGHSAEATVTARDPCPRQPSPKPVSGITDPAAAGCTSCPPGQVAGQQGLAVWTIPTATVAALPGLTAASPTGGTFKPPLAGLQAPAVLNTALPTPVQAAPPVQASSPAQPRPPAQPQPQLFQTQPLLQTTPAILPQPTAATVAAPTPKPVDTTPQITVQPAGFAFSPGIIGAASLGGQTQILGSLTTAPVIANAIPSLPGVSGQILTNAQGQVIGALPWVVNSASVATPAPAQSLQVQAVTPQLLLNAQGQVIATLASSPLPQPMAVRKPNTPEAPAKNEAQPIQPTPAVPQPAVILTSPAPALKPPASAPVPITCSETPTVSQLVSKPHTPSLDEDGINLEEIREFAKNFKIRRLSLGLTQTQVGQALTATEGPAYSQSAICRFEKLDITPKSAQKLKPVLEKWLTEAELRNQEGQQNLMEFVGGEPSKKRKRRTSFTPQAIEALNAYFEKNPLPTGQEITEIAKELNYDREVVRVWFCNRRQTLKNTSKLNVFQIP, from the exons GTCATTGTCATGTCTAGCCATGAGACCATCCGAGTGCTGGAGGTCGGAGTGGACGCCCAGCTCCCGGCTGAGGAGGAAAGCAGAGCACTGGAGGGCGTGGCAGCTGCTGATGGCTCCCAGAGTGGAGGTCCTGCCCCAGAAGCCAGGTCACATGACCCAGGCCATTCTGCAGAAGCAACTG TCACTGCCCGGGATCCCTGCCCCCGTCAGCCAAGCCCCAAGCCAGTCTCAGGCATCACAGACCCTGCCGCCGCTGGCTGTACAAGCTGCCCCCCAG GTCAAGTGGCTGGGCAGCAGGGGCTGGCCGTGTGGACTATCCCTACAGCAACTGTGGCTGCCCTCCCCGGACTGACCGCCGCCTCTCCCACAGGGGGAACTTTCAAGCCACCTTTAGCTGGTCTCCAAG CACCTGCCGTGCTGAACACCGCCCTCCCGACACCTGTACAAGCTGCCCCACCAGTCCAGGCCTCCTCGCCCGCCCAGCCCAGGCCACcagctcagccccagccccagctgttCCAGACCCAGCCACTGCTACAGACCACGCCTGCCATACTCCCACAGCCCACTGCTGCCACCGtcgctgcccccacccccaagccagtGGACACCACCCCGCAGATCACCGTCCAGCCTGCAGGCTTCGCATTTAGCCCAGGGATC ATCGGTGCTGCCTCCCTCGGGGGCCAGACCCAGATCCTGGGCTCCCTCACAACAGCGCCAGTCATCGCCAACGCCATTCCCAGCTTGCCCGGGGTCAGCGGTCAGATCCTCACCAATGCTCAGGGACAG GTTATTGGAGCACTTCCGTGGGTAGTGAACTCGGCTAGTGTGGCCACACCGGCGCCGGCACAGAGCCTGCAGGTGCAAGCCGTGACTCCCCAACTCTTGTTGAACGCCCAGGGCCAGGTGATCGCAACCCTAGCCAGCAGCCCCCTGCCTCAACCTATGGCTGTCCGGAAGCCAAACACACCAGAGGCCCCCGCTAAGAATGAG GCCCAGCCTATCCAGCCAACGCCGGCTGTGCCCCAGCCTGCAGTGATCCTGACCAGCCCAGCCCCGGCACTCAagccacctgcctcagctccagTTCCAATCACCTGCTCAGAGACCCCGACAGTCAGCCAATTGGTATCAA AGCCTCACACTCCGAGTCTGGATGAGGACGGAATCAACTTAGAGGAGATTCGCGAGTTTGCCAAGAACTTTAAGATCCGGCGGCTCTCCTTGGGTCTTACCCAGACCCAGGTGGGCCAAGCCTTGACGGCGACCGAAGGTCCAGCTTACAGCCAGTCAGCCATCTGCCG GTTTGAGAAGTTGGACATCACGCCCAAGAGCGCCCAGAAGCTGAAGCCCGTTCTGGAGAAGTGGCTGACCGAGGCAGAGCTCCGGAACCAGGAAGGCCAGCAGAACCTGATGGAGTTTGTGGGCGGCGAGCCCTCCAAGAAACGCAAACGGCGCACTTCGTTCACGCCACAGGCCATAGAGGCCCTCAATGCCTACTTTGAGAAGAACCCCCTGCCCACGGGCCAGGAGATCACCGAGATTGCTAAGGAGCTTAACTATGACCGTGAGGTGGTGCGGGTCTGGTTCTGTAACCGACGCCAGACGCTCAAAAACACCAGCAAGCTGAACGTCTTTCAGATCCCGTAG
- the Pou6f1 gene encoding POU domain, class 6, transcription factor 1 isoform X1 yields MDPGAGPDSSLTVNEQVIVMSSHETIRVLEVGVDAQLPAEEESRALEGVAAADGSQSGGPAPEARSHDPGHSAEATVKSLPGIPAPVSQAPSQSQASQTLPPLAVQAAPQVLTQESLATVLTGVVVPAGAVTQPLLVPIGIAGQVAGQQGLAVWTIPTATVAALPGLTAASPTGGTFKPPLAGLQAPAVLNTALPTPVQAAPPVQASSPAQPRPPAQPQPQLFQTQPLLQTTPAILPQPTAATVAAPTPKPVDTTPQITVQPAGFAFSPGIIGAASLGGQTQILGSLTTAPVIANAIPSLPGVSGQILTNAQGQVIGALPWVVNSASVATPAPAQSLQVQAVTPQLLLNAQGQVIATLASSPLPQPMAVRKPNTPEAPAKNEAQPIQPTPAVPQPAVILTSPAPALKPPASAPVPITCSETPTVSQLVSKPHTPSLDEDGINLEEIREFAKNFKIRRLSLGLTQTQVGQALTATEGPAYSQSAICRFEKLDITPKSAQKLKPVLEKWLTEAELRNQEGQQNLMEFVGGEPSKKRKRRTSFTPQAIEALNAYFEKNPLPTGQEITEIAKELNYDREVVRVWFCNRRQTLKNTSKLNVFQIP; encoded by the exons GTCATTGTCATGTCTAGCCATGAGACCATCCGAGTGCTGGAGGTCGGAGTGGACGCCCAGCTCCCGGCTGAGGAGGAAAGCAGAGCACTGGAGGGCGTGGCAGCTGCTGATGGCTCCCAGAGTGGAGGTCCTGCCCCAGAAGCCAGGTCACATGACCCAGGCCATTCTGCAGAAGCAACTG TGAAGTCACTGCCCGGGATCCCTGCCCCCGTCAGCCAAGCCCCAAGCCAGTCTCAGGCATCACAGACCCTGCCGCCGCTGGCTGTACAAGCTGCCCCCCAG GTCTTGACTCAGGAAAGCTTAGCCACAGTTCTGACAGGAGTTGTGGTTCCAGCAGGGGCCGTTACTCAACCTCTTCTTGTCCCCATCGGTATTGCAGGTCAAGTGGCTGGGCAGCAGGGGCTGGCCGTGTGGACTATCCCTACAGCAACTGTGGCTGCCCTCCCCGGACTGACCGCCGCCTCTCCCACAGGGGGAACTTTCAAGCCACCTTTAGCTGGTCTCCAAG CACCTGCCGTGCTGAACACCGCCCTCCCGACACCTGTACAAGCTGCCCCACCAGTCCAGGCCTCCTCGCCCGCCCAGCCCAGGCCACcagctcagccccagccccagctgttCCAGACCCAGCCACTGCTACAGACCACGCCTGCCATACTCCCACAGCCCACTGCTGCCACCGtcgctgcccccacccccaagccagtGGACACCACCCCGCAGATCACCGTCCAGCCTGCAGGCTTCGCATTTAGCCCAGGGATC ATCGGTGCTGCCTCCCTCGGGGGCCAGACCCAGATCCTGGGCTCCCTCACAACAGCGCCAGTCATCGCCAACGCCATTCCCAGCTTGCCCGGGGTCAGCGGTCAGATCCTCACCAATGCTCAGGGACAG GTTATTGGAGCACTTCCGTGGGTAGTGAACTCGGCTAGTGTGGCCACACCGGCGCCGGCACAGAGCCTGCAGGTGCAAGCCGTGACTCCCCAACTCTTGTTGAACGCCCAGGGCCAGGTGATCGCAACCCTAGCCAGCAGCCCCCTGCCTCAACCTATGGCTGTCCGGAAGCCAAACACACCAGAGGCCCCCGCTAAGAATGAG GCCCAGCCTATCCAGCCAACGCCGGCTGTGCCCCAGCCTGCAGTGATCCTGACCAGCCCAGCCCCGGCACTCAagccacctgcctcagctccagTTCCAATCACCTGCTCAGAGACCCCGACAGTCAGCCAATTGGTATCAA AGCCTCACACTCCGAGTCTGGATGAGGACGGAATCAACTTAGAGGAGATTCGCGAGTTTGCCAAGAACTTTAAGATCCGGCGGCTCTCCTTGGGTCTTACCCAGACCCAGGTGGGCCAAGCCTTGACGGCGACCGAAGGTCCAGCTTACAGCCAGTCAGCCATCTGCCG GTTTGAGAAGTTGGACATCACGCCCAAGAGCGCCCAGAAGCTGAAGCCCGTTCTGGAGAAGTGGCTGACCGAGGCAGAGCTCCGGAACCAGGAAGGCCAGCAGAACCTGATGGAGTTTGTGGGCGGCGAGCCCTCCAAGAAACGCAAACGGCGCACTTCGTTCACGCCACAGGCCATAGAGGCCCTCAATGCCTACTTTGAGAAGAACCCCCTGCCCACGGGCCAGGAGATCACCGAGATTGCTAAGGAGCTTAACTATGACCGTGAGGTGGTGCGGGTCTGGTTCTGTAACCGACGCCAGACGCTCAAAAACACCAGCAAGCTGAACGTCTTTCAGATCCCGTAG